One Gambusia affinis linkage group LG15, SWU_Gaff_1.0, whole genome shotgun sequence genomic window carries:
- the slc47a1 gene encoding multidrug and toxin extrusion protein 1 yields the protein MERPGSLEPAPPLQGAEPVAGVPAAKMEAPPVDERATFASSKLFWCACVKRWLPLAYREELYHVLRLTGPLLLSRILNFLLPFVITIFCGHIGNAELAGYALASATINVTTTATGYGLTMACDTLISQTYGSRNMKRVGVILQKSTLILLMFCLPCWALLVNSHNLLLLLQQEHEVARTAHLYVMAFLPAVPAMFLHQLQVSYLQNQGIILPQMYTAAVANILNLGINFLLISVLKLGVIGSAAANSLSQIIICLLLFGYIRWKKLYKQTWGGWSTECLQGWGSYMKLAVPSAFMICFEWWVWEVGGFLAGWLGEDDLAAQHLMVEIGAITYMFPLGIHAAACVRVGNALGAGNTSRAIITCKVALVLSGVLALFQGFILAGCKSVIGYIFTSDDKIVQLVSDNLTVYTFLQFLDALLCVCSGILVGCGMQKIAALSNLIFYYLIGLPVGIALMFWAKLRILGLWLGLLICVFIQTGFFLALIFKADWKKVTQKAQKRAGKTVVVAPVRPVSAVLNEAILPDVIVCPDSAQEKSDAALGTEGYSRVNTQDQELKGGHGSEESHTNAAVNETDAEKSKESSDSKAAEKLSTSQLIMRRGLTLLFSVLILITGVVFQIAFPVAAPSAQSVANASLDWVDFSTPTPLDALNLTTSL from the exons ATGGAGAGGCCGGGTTCTCTGGAACCTGCACCCCCCTTGCAGGGTGCAGAACCCGTTGCTGGGGTTCCTGCTGCCAAGATGGAGGCGCCTCCTGTGGATGAGAGGGCAACATTTGCCAGCTCCAAGCTGTtttggtgtgcgtgtgtgaagCGTTGGCTACCTCTGGCCTACAGAGAGGAACTTTATCACGTCTTACGACTCACAGGCCCCCTG CTGCTGTCCCGGATTCTGAACTTTCTCCTGCCGTTTGTTATCACCATTTTTTGCGGTCACATTGGAAATGCAGAGTTGGCTGGATATGCCCTGGCCTCAGCG ACGATCAACGTGACAACAACTGCAACAGGCTACGGCCTGACGATGGCGTGTGATACTCTCATTTCCCAG ACATATGGCAGCAGGAACATGAAACGTGTGGGAGTTATTCTACAGAAAAGCACCCTGATCCTGCTGATGTTTTGTCTGCCTTGTTGGGCTCTCCTTGTCAACTCCCACAATTTACTGCTCCTTCTTCAGCAAGAGCATGAAGTGGCCCG aaCTGCCCACCTTTATGTGATGGCATTTCTTCCTGCTGTTCCA GCTATGTTTTTGCATCAGCTGCAGGTTTCTTATCTACAAAACCAG GGAATCATTCTACCTCAGATGTACACGGCTGCAGTAGCCAACATTTTGAACTTGGGAAtcaattttcttcttatttctgTGCTCAAGCTGGGTGTAAT aggATCAGCAGCTGCCAACAGCCTCTCTCAGATCATCATTTGCCTTCTGTTGTTTGGCTACATCAGGTGGAAGAAGCTCTATAAGCAGACATGGGGAG GTTGGTCCACTGAATGTCTGCAGGGCTGGGGTTCCTACATGAAGCTGGCCGTTCCCAGCGCATTCATGATCTGCTTTGAGTGGTGGGTCTGGGAGGTTGGAGGCTTTCTTGCAg GTTGGCTTGGAGAAGATGACCTGGCTGCCCAGCATCTGATGGTAGAAATAGGAGCCATAACATACATG TTTCCTTTAGGTATCCACGCTGCAGCCTGTGTGCGTGTGGGCAACGCTTTGGGAGCCGGCAACACATCAAGAGCCATAATCACCTGCAAAGTTGCCTTAGTTCTTTCAG GAGTGCTGGCTCTGTTCCAGGGGTTCATCCTTGCTGGCTGTAAGTCCGTCATTGGCTACATATTTACCTCAGACGA CAAAATTGTGCAGCTCGTATCAGACAACTTGACAGTTTACACATTTCTTCAGTTCCTTGATGCACTTCTg TGTGTCTGCTCAGGAATTCTTGTTGGATGTGGGATGCAGAAAATCGCAGCCCTGtcaaatttgatattttactACCTCATCGGCCTACCTGTCGGAATAGCACTGATGTTTTGGGCCAAGCTGCGAATATTAG GCTTGTGGCTCGGTCTcctaatttgtgttttcatccagACGGGTTTCTTCCTTGCTTTGATCTTTAAAGCCGACTGGAAAAAAGTGACGCAGAAG GCTCAGAAGCGAGCTGGGAAAACGGTGGTTGTGGCCCCAGTGCGTCCTGTTAGTGCAGTTCTAAATGAAGCGATCTTACCGGATGTCATTGTCTGCCCAGATTCG GCCCAAGAAAAGAGTGACGCAGCTCTCGGAACAGAGGGCTACAGTCGGGTTAATACCCAAGATCAGGAGCTGAAAGGAGGCCACGGGTCAGAGGAAAGTCACACTAATGCTGCAGTAAATGAGACCGACgcagaaaagagcaaagaatCATCTGACTCCAAAGCTGCAGAGAAGCTCTCCACCTCTCAGCTGATCATGCGTCGGGGACTAACTTTGCTGTTCTCAGTTCTTATTTTGATAACAGGAGTTGTTTTCCAAATTGCTTTTCCTGTAGCAGCACCCAGTGCCCAGAGTGTGGCCAACGCCTCCTTAGACTGGGTTGATTTCTCCACTCCCACACCACTGGATGCACTGAACCTGACCACAAGCTTGTGA